The DNA sequence TCCCCACCAGTGTCCAGATAGAGggttttactcttgtttttgACTAAATGTGTTAATAATTCACCACCGTTGTTCCTCCTACAGGAATAAAATGGCGCTCTCATCTATCCTTTCCGCTGATGCCATCGACAGTGCTATCAAGGACTGCCAAGGTATCGTCTTCCTCCAATATCATTATTGCTCTGTTCATTTGATTTTGTACAGTATTCTCACTGGAGCCCAGTGCACTCACCAGACAATATGACTGCCCCGTATAAGATTGTCTGCTGTTGCTATAAAAAGGTACATGGATGCATATTGGCTTGTGTGCAGGGTGCAAGGGAATTCATGTGCAGAAATTGGCACAAGCCATAAATAAATTGAAGATTTCATTCTTATCACTAGAGGTCAAAGAGACAATAGGCTCAATTTAAAAACTCCACATTCAGGACAAGCTCTGTGCCTCTGAGCTTTGCGTGCCTCACATTTAATAACACCTTATCGGCCGTGTGTCATCTTGTCTCTCCGCAATTTAAACTGACATCACTTGTTTAAGGATTTGCAGATGCAGCGGCTTTGCTTCAATTCTACTTTAGAGAAACAAAACTGTCCCAGATGAGTCGGACTACTGACCTGAGGGGAAGCATTTTAGTCCAACTTGATGATATCCCTGACTCTGCCTTCCATCTCTCCCCCAGCACCAGACTCCTTCACCCCCAGGAAGTTTTTCCAGCTGTGTGGCCTCACCAAGAAGAGCGCCATGGACGTGAAGAAGGTTTTTGGGATCCTGGACAACGATGCCAGCGGCTTTATTGAGGAGAATGAGCTGAAGTGAGTGAGCAGGACAGTTCACACACTACAGTCTTGTTAGCTCTTCCCAGGATCTAGCGGTTTCAGAGGTTTCTTTTTGCCACCCTGAGGAGATCAGACTCAAAAGTCTTTCATCCGATTCAGGgacagctttttcttttcagtggTGCTAAAAATGAAAGATGCGAAACACAAGACACTGTGAGCATGTGTAATTGTACCAATACTACTACAAATACTAAATACTGTTACAGACATGTGTAAATGAATAGATCCACACTTGTTATTTAACAATCCCTTTCACCGTTTTGCATCGCACATTATCTGAGTACACAGATCCTGATTAGTGCCTTGGTGGTTACTGCTTGGTCTCCCTGTGGAGAACCTCTAACCTccgtgtctctgtgtctgccaGGTTTTTCCTCCAGAGGTTTTGTCCTGGTGCTCGAGTTCTGACAGACACGGAGACCAAGGACTTCCTGTGCGCTGCCGATGACGACAGCGATGGCCGGATTGGAGCAGAAGGTGAGTTGATCCACACATAGTACAGTTTCTACCCATGATTTTCCAAATAATCTCTGAATTCGGCTTCACATCATTAAGATTTGCTATGTTCCTAAAGACCAATAGTGATTTTAGACTTGTGAATTAGTTTGACTTGATTAAAATAATGGTGTCAATGATCATTTGAGAATTACATTAAGAATTTTCACAATGCAAACTCTCTTATAGTGTCATATCAACATTGTTACAATCCAGTGTCACATCTTCTCAATGCTGTTTCTTCTCTCCACAGAGTTCCAGGCCATGGTCTTGTCCTAAACAGCTGGACTCCATCTCTCCGTCTTTATCTGACCCCAGTCCCGCCCCCTTCCCCCACTCCACTGCTTCAGGGGCTCTCTTACTTTTAGTCAATCGTTTCTagatatttttcctttttgattattttttttctttttgaacgACTCGCTCCGGtccacacacatccacattcTCAccgtgttttttgtttttcatgtttcgGACTGATCATTGCCCAGATAAATGTACAATTTAGCAAAatactgagaaaataaaagaataaaattcCAAGTTCCTTGTCactctttgtcttctttctATGTTTACATCTGTATGTTTTGAcatgtcttgtttgttttgcccactgtcagctgggatttgccCCAGTGACCCCTAAAGAATAAGTGGTTCAgatagtggatggatggatgtctttACTTAGATATATATCATTTGGAGGATACAGTGGAGCATGATAAGACTAGAACCTTAAAACAACAGTTATGGTAATCAAAACTTTTTTCATAAAGGGCACTGAAATGATTTATATGCAGAAAATGATGATTCAAACCCTTCGAAAGCAGGAATCCATTAGAGTACAGTAGATTATATACAGTGATCCAGATTCACCTGTGAAAAACAAGcattcacagacacatgcagacacacaattaCCCTCAAAGTTCCAAAGTGTTCTTGAATCTCCACTTACTCATCACAGCGGTTAATAAGACTTATTATCAATGTCCTCAACAAATGTCCTGAAAACACAggctttctctgtgtgtgtgtgtgtgtgtgtgtgtgtgtgtgtgtgtgtgtgtgtgtgtgtgtgtgtgtgtgtgtgtttaaagagtCATATAGATAGAGCAGAGGAGGTGACCTTGATGACCACCTGAGTTTCACTGCGACTGGATCGAGTGACACATGAACTCAGCTTTGTAAATAAACCCGGCTGAACCCTGGTgatgctctctctgtctcacacacacacacacacacacaaacacacacaagcacacacacacacacacacacacacacacacacacacacacacacacacacacacacacacacacaagcacacacacacacacacacacacacacacacacacacacacacacacacacacacacacaaatgcacacatttttGCAAAAATCAGATATGCAATCGGACACAGACATCCGTGCAAACACGTGATCCAACATGTGcacaaaaatacacagagaTCAGCATGTTCGTGTTAATATATGCATATGATTCAGATTGTgctcatgtgtatgtgtgtgatgtacAGCAGGGAATGCACACTCTGCAGAATGCTATAGCTGGGAGCGCTAACCTTACACGCCAGGTCTCCTTGATACCATTAGTCCATTACCTGCACCCTCTTGAGAGTCTCTTTTTTCTTCACCGTACTGCAAGGTTTTGGAACGTGGGCCTTATTGTCCCCCTGTGCGATGCAGTGGTCCGGACAGGGTTGGGTACAATCCAGCTACGTCCTGTGACATCATTTGCTATTTTTGTCTCgttattttctatgtttttgAGTTTCAGGTCAGCTTGGGTTGATTTTTTCACCAATTTTTCACTTCCTGGGGTTTTGCAAGCATAGATGTACTACACTAGATTTTAATCATGGTCTCATTAGGAGAATTGAAATTGATCAATGCTTCCcacttttcttaaaaaatgtcCCTTCAAGATGAATCATAACACACTGTACGATGATAGTCAGACTATGGTTCCGTTGCTTTTACAGTAAGGAAGAATCATACAAACAGAAGTTGGACCaactcttctttcctcctctaaGAGACCTGAAATAGCACACAACTGTTTCACTCTCTGCACTTACAGGATTCATGGGATTTAAATTAACAACCACCTCACTTGTCACCCACCCACCAGAGGCGCCGAAATACAGAGTACCAATTTTTTTCAGAGCTTCCACCTCGGTGTCATTTCAATTATCTGTATATTATAGGGACAACCTGCCTATTAAAGCACACACCTGCTACTCAGAACTGTGGGGCAAACCCTGGTATTAGCACGAGTCTGTGGTCACACATGTAGGATGTGTCGTCACAGCTGATGCTGCCTGATTCAGACGCTGCGCTGTGATGATGTTGTTGGTTGGGGATGAAAATGAAACGCCTCGAGGTTGTTTCGCCTCCGCCTACATGTCAAGTAGCAGGAAATATGGCGACATCTTCTCTGATGATGGTAAATAATGGACATAATATTATGACGTATTACTGAAGTTGGTTTTTGACCTTCCTGGATATAAAATATTATCACTCCATCATTTTATCCAACCAGACATTTGTCTAAACATTTGTAATAATTATTGTATCTACTCTTAAGTAATGGCAAAAAGGTTTTTGGTGAGGCCACCTTGTGACCTTGACCACCGAGATGTAATGAGTTCATTAATGAGTCCAAGTTAACATTAGTGccaaagttgaagaaattcccacaatgcattgctGAGATATGGCGTTCAATGACAGCTGGACATAAAAACCCATAAAAGAAATCTGGAAGCTTAAGAATCAGACTTGAAATCTTTGaatttatgaaaaagaaaatttcaAGTACCAATGTGTATAAGAGTAGATggctttacattacattacctggtcacacacacacacacacacatacacactggatgtacagagagaaacagtgcTAATCACGTCATGGTGTTCATATCTGCTGTCCAGTGTGGGGCTGCACGGCTGAAAGTGGAACAAGGTTGGGGAAGCCAGTAGGTAACACAAGCCACAGGGCCAACAATGGAGCCGTGACCCCTGTGGGTCAGGAGCGAtaaacaggaaggaaatgtGAGACAACAGGTCGACACTGCTGGATCTGCTGCCGTGGGACAGGGGTAAAAGATAATGTGACAAGCAGATTACCTGCGCTCAAGGGCAgagggggtgaaagaggaaataaaaagagactGTTCCTCTCTGGGAATCCATGGCTGAGACAGGCCAGGGATGTGAGAACAATTTAGACGTAAGGTCTGACAATCATCATTTTCTGTGGTGTAGTTTCAGGAAGTTGGGCAAATCTATGTAATATGATAAATAAagtactttcaaaataaaatacctgAGAGGCGTGGCCATGCCacgataaacaaataaatgcagtggATATTTTTTACCATATCATCTTCCAGAAAGGGTGTAATTATGATCCATTTGTTGGTAATTATTAAGATTACGCAAAAGCAATTGGACAAATAACAgctaaacttggtggaaggatgcagtatgggtgagaatccaaataaaaaaaaatttaatgaatttaaatgtggtttcacaaggggaatattgggccttggtggatgaATTACCTCTACTGAGCTCTATTCTAGTTTTGCactattaaaatgttaaaggcCGAATTCACCAGTGCAATGCAGTGGTAGTATTATAGTATCATTAGCGGAAGTTCCCTTGAAATGTTACACTTCAGCCCTAGGTGACAAACAAAGAATgatcagaagaagaaagaagaaataaatttAGCCAACTTAACCATTCtgtaattttatatttaaacattttatccTGTTCCATACGTGTGTGTGGATAAACCTTTTGGGATGGACACATAGGCTCAGCCTGCTTGTCTGCTTGGCACTTCAATAATTGATGCCCTCGCTTCATTGTCACTAAAAACTCATATCAAGAAAGGAGTGTCAGGCTCAGCTTACTGATTAAGTCTGTGTGAAACTTTAATGTGCACCCCATCTTCAGCTGATAACAACCTGAAGTGATCGAACAAATGAGGAAGCTGAACCGCTTGGACGATGGGCCGTGCATTCTGGGTTTGCTGCTACAATCGCTGATCATATTTTGACTCTTTTAGGTGTTTTTGGAGCCTGCAGGTATCAGAGATGTTGCTACCCGATAGTCTGAACAGGGAGGGACGTCGTGAAAGATTTAACTGGCGTGTAAGGACGACTGAATGGGCTTTGTGAGCTCCGCGCTGGAACTCTATCCATAATGCAGGGGATGACAGCGCTGCCACTGTTCCCCAACAAGCATTAGTCCCGAGCCGCTACTTATGATGTCTGCGTGCAGCTTCCCTTCATTAATGAATAATGGGCCATGCACATATCAGTGGCCATTCCATGATACAACAGGGGCATTTGCGGAGGGAGATTACTAGAGAACAATCTCCACCCTGGTTTAAAGCCATTGTTTGTGTATCTGCTAATTGATATGCTCttatacacatatacattgAGCTGTCACTAACGCAAGTTTGCAATTTGAACTAAAAGCCACACCCTGCTTAAACCTCTGAGCAGCTGTTACATGTGCTGACTCAGCCCCAGACTGAGTAATGGCTGTCGTGGACAGGTAGACGGCTACTTTGCAGACTTTTCCAAATGAGAAGGCACAATCAGATAAAATGGGGACTGTCATCCACGACCAACTTTCAGTTTGAGTAACCGAACAATGGAGGCAAACTGTCTGGTTGGAGAACATGTTTGTGTCTAGGTGGAGTTTGGTCGGTAAACATCTTACGACATCCGTAAATGTGGAAGCAGATTCATGCAGTCAACTCAAAAAAAATCACATAGATAACAACATTACTAACAAGTGTCTGCATCTTCACATGAAGTTAGTGGCTGTACgatgtttttcatcaacaaaCATTACAACAAATTTTCAGATTTGTCAGATTTTTGGgggtaatatatatatatatatatatatatatatatatatatatatatatatatatatatatatatatatatatatgtatatataaaataaatggtAATGATCCCATAAATGTCATTATTAAACCCTTATAATAAAGAAATgcaattgaggcttgatatttttatttaagttacaaacttaaaactaaaaactaaaaacaaacataaaaaaaacacatatacaaccaaatatatagaacttgaatgaaaagataaacataatatgtatatgtatatataacataaatgcacatcttttctgcatggATAACTAAAGTAAAAGCTTTGATATCAGTGCATATATAACATTAACGCTGATACTgatcttggattttttttatcagccaGCCAATGAATCAGTCAGGCTTTAAGTTTGTTCAACTTAAAGTCAACAAGTTGTGTTTACTTATATTTGAGAGAAAAACGGAATCAAAGTagttttttaatgttgtaaatactcaGACATATTATCAGTTCCTCTCTTGTCAAAGCACTTTCATTAACGTAATACCCTGTGTCTACATTTCAGTTCCGTAATTACAATGAACCAGTGTGTGTACCACGTATAATTCATAAGCTGTGTTTAAGGTACTCCGAGCAGCTCTAAGCAAAGTATCCATTGCCGTCCATCAGTTTGTGCACTGTTTATCTATATCAGTGACCCAGTAAGAGTGTACCTGAGTAAGACAGCACCGACAAGGCCTGTGTCACCTCCAACCCTACTCCCATGCTACCTGCAGCCTGACAGACTTCCTTGTTCCTACATGATTTAAAGAATTACTTTGAACTGTCAGGTTTCAGCTCCCCCTGCAGTCTTCAGTTTCTAGCTCAGGTATTAGTCCGGCCATTAGATCTGACTGTTCCCTCAGCAGAGCCGCCACAGGTTGGCCCCAACACCCAACACCCGCTCCTCCGCCTCCCCTCACTCCTGCCAGACTTCAACAGTGAATTATTCAGGGTTGACAAGATGTTGGGACGTCAAACTCAAGCGTACATTTTCATTAAACTTCTCTTGTCACGGTGGTTTAAGAGGAGAGGATGCGGCTCACGTGTGAAATGGCACCAAGTCGATTCctctgacagagaagagagtGACTACAGGGGGATGAGTGGTATCGGCCTCCTCAATTGCTTCCTAGTGAAGGATTGTGTTGCCAGGTTTTGAttaggtgaaaaaaaatctcttgTGATTGAATAACAACGGTGAGACTGAGCCTGTGATTTTGATTGGTGGAGCAGGCAGAACTGAAATTATATTTGGGTTATTTGGCCAGAGCTTTGGTGTCAGATGAGACACAAGACAACAGAGAGCACAAGGGCTCAGACATACACATGGTGGAGTTACAggaaatatgtgtgtgagatCAATATCAAGTCGTCCAGACTATATTCATGCAAATTCCTACTGACTCGTCTTTAATCTGACTCTGACTGAACTGCTGACTCCACTTGGtataattttaatgtttttacctATAATTACTAATTAAATAATCACTTTCCCATTATCACTATCTCGTTTTTAttgaaaaagcaacaaaatTTATGAAAATAGCACCCAATTCtctgaaaaaaattaaataataacgTGTGTGCTTTAGGGCTAAACCActtaaaatatacattaaaaatgacagaattaaATTTTCACTAGAAAAAATGACTGCTCACATGACTATGTAAAGGTATAAGGTTTTTGATCATAGCATCCACGAGATTAAAAACAGCACATACTGGCTGCTAACCTTTCTTAGGGTCGGAAACCTGAGGTTTGGATAAATGCTTGATTCACCACTAACACTGATTTTTATCGAAGACCTGGATCAGAATGTGAACCCCCActgaaaactgcagcagcactgcTCTCTACAGGCCGAGCCTTGTTACTATGCTGCACCTCTGACTGCAGTGAGAGACATCACAGCAGGTGGCATCACAGAAAACCCCATCACAAGAAGTGTTTTCTAGGAGCCTATcgaaataaataattttggtTCTTCCTATTTAAGTCCAGTTTTTAGTTCATTcttctatgtttttattttttatttgtttacttaCTGTATGTTTAGGCACTGGTTCTCCCTTACTCCTCATTACTTAtcccttattttttttataatactTATATCATTCTTTGTTGTTGTAACATCAAGATGCAAGATCTGGCACAAGAATTTTCTTTGACATTACGCTGTATCTTAacttatgttatgttatgttatgttatgttatgttgtgttgtgttgtgttgtgttgtgttgtgttgtgttgtgttatgttatgttatggaTTACATATCGTAtcatgtcttgttttgtcttggtGTGTCTTCTTTTGTGTCGTCTCTTGACTTGTGTTGTCGAGCCGTGTATAGGATGGTGTCATGTCTTGTCATTTATTGTCTCGTCTTGTATATTTTCTAGTGTCTTGTCGTTTCGTGTCTTATCTTAgtttatctcatcttatcttgtGCTATACAAATTAATAATACTCATGTTAACGAAATAATGCAAAATTATTTGTAAAAAAGTATGAACAAAACATTTAGAAACATCTTCCCATAATTTTCGTTTTACTGACCATGTCAAATAACAGTTGGGTCACAGTTTCCGGTTGAGCAATAAAAGAAGTACAACTTATAATCATCTTTACCtcaataatatataatagaCAAATAcctaataatcataataattaaatatg is a window from the Hippoglossus hippoglossus isolate fHipHip1 chromosome 8, fHipHip1.pri, whole genome shotgun sequence genome containing:
- the pvalb8 gene encoding parvalbumin 8, whose protein sequence is MALSSILSADAIDSAIKDCQAPDSFTPRKFFQLCGLTKKSAMDVKKVFGILDNDASGFIEENELKFFLQRFCPGARVLTDTETKDFLCAADDDSDGRIGAEEFQAMVLS